A region from the Patescibacteria group bacterium genome encodes:
- a CDS encoding CARDB domain-containing protein, whose product MNKKILIVFSLILLFIAFSGVKNAKAEEIKPDLIVSSITENVADKSINVTLKNIGAADANLTNSVVWATYGLNNGAVEYDAFINAGFLGKAVLVPGEEYSVLFNKANYLLADINFNSGSTYLVKAYADVYNTVAETNENNNVLEKTVVVPSDAKSDLVISSIFANTTSQSISVTLTNTGTAAANISNSTVRVTYNKNGSANEYEALINAGFLGKTTLAAGEDYSIIFNKQNYLLDDINFQLSTSYTIDAYADYNNTVAESNENNNKLEVPYNGSDVVEHSSNFDVPTLVITPGTATITSENKGIIYWTTNVNANCGVDFSKNSDLSGIMSANGQLIQTGLPTNDGKFYFMAQLSNLTPNTDYYYYIICTTVNGQNATSEIKRLPKSSSVSIIISNLGVPTAAINSNSLTVNWITNVNTDSIVFYREYGQDSWSWQGTSDLSTNHSVNLVGLKPATTYFLYVNAKDANGNVVKSETSWGETAAASAAQNQVKITFPNGGENYQQGEYITIKWQGGKDVVQIGVASYDASFVNGQMNGTLLGWIDTHNYPDGQLVWNGKTICDAAMGSCFNLYPGNYKIIAVSKSTVGNLLLGNGVGGDTGNYDLSDNYFTISSATTNIPPAVTEPVLPAGQDLKSLISSTYGSNYLNHQITNPASVTSGLILFRVIRSCATGAPVDQNYPQLTSFGPGRLVQGHLQEVNLDTANYYNYTCNSRFQEQCIADGTFDSYYDEFCATGVVTASPVATVAAPVAATASIIAINDNASQLYSGSIDSLLAQLNEMKNTIAEQAAQIKYLQSLIKNVAAVPSSTLSNINNFITYGVDYNTVKLGAGQRAAVVNSFKSAFYRLPTTQTDFTDVVKIANGRWPGQTSASSIAWAQQQFQKVYLRASNMSNVNDNAAVTIMAYGLMQQAVNRNLKSETVSINTFENIFGRLPSSAQDWNTVAAIAYSGAIR is encoded by the coding sequence ATGAACAAAAAAATCCTGATTGTGTTTTCATTAATCCTGCTTTTTATCGCCTTTTCGGGCGTTAAAAACGCCAAAGCGGAAGAGATCAAACCCGATCTGATCGTCAGTTCTATTACCGAAAACGTGGCTGACAAATCCATCAATGTCACTCTGAAAAATATCGGGGCGGCTGATGCCAACCTTACAAATTCAGTGGTGTGGGCTACCTACGGATTGAATAATGGAGCAGTCGAATATGACGCTTTTATCAACGCGGGATTTTTGGGCAAGGCGGTTTTAGTACCAGGGGAAGAATATTCCGTCTTATTCAATAAAGCCAACTATTTATTAGCTGATATCAATTTTAATTCCGGCTCAACTTACCTAGTCAAAGCTTATGCTGATGTTTATAATACAGTCGCGGAGACAAACGAGAATAATAACGTCTTGGAAAAAACCGTGGTCGTGCCTTCTGACGCCAAATCCGATTTGGTCATTAGCTCGATTTTTGCAAATACGACCAGCCAATCCATCAGCGTCACCCTGACGAATACCGGAACGGCTGCGGCCAATATTTCAAATTCCACAGTTAGGGTTACTTATAATAAAAATGGCTCGGCCAATGAATATGAGGCCCTGATCAACGCCGGATTTTTAGGCAAGACGACTTTGGCGGCCGGAGAGGATTATTCGATCATCTTTAATAAGCAGAATTATTTACTCGATGATATAAATTTTCAACTCAGCACTTCTTATACTATCGATGCCTACGCCGACTACAATAATACCGTGGCCGAGTCGAATGAGAATAATAATAAATTGGAAGTACCTTATAACGGCTCTGACGTAGTAGAGCATTCGTCTAATTTCGATGTTCCGACCCTGGTTATCACTCCCGGCACCGCCACTATCACCAGCGAGAACAAGGGGATTATTTATTGGACTACCAATGTTAATGCCAATTGCGGCGTTGATTTCAGCAAGAATTCCGATCTGAGCGGGATAATGAGCGCTAACGGACAATTGATTCAAACCGGATTACCGACCAATGACGGAAAATTTTATTTCATGGCGCAGTTATCGAATTTAACGCCTAACACCGATTATTATTATTATATTATTTGCACTACCGTTAATGGGCAGAACGCGACAAGCGAGATAAAGCGCTTGCCCAAATCCAGTTCGGTGAGCATAATAATTTCCAATCTTGGCGTTCCGACCGCCGCTATAAATTCCAATAGTTTAACTGTAAATTGGATTACCAATGTCAATACTGATAGTATCGTTTTTTATCGGGAATATGGTCAGGATTCTTGGTCATGGCAGGGTACATCCGATTTATCCACGAATCACAGCGTTAACTTGGTCGGATTGAAGCCGGCGACGACTTATTTTCTTTATGTAAATGCTAAAGATGCCAATGGTAACGTGGTTAAGAGTGAGACTAGCTGGGGAGAAACGGCTGCCGCCAGCGCCGCGCAAAATCAGGTAAAAATAACATTTCCCAACGGCGGAGAGAATTATCAGCAGGGAGAATATATCACCATTAAATGGCAAGGCGGCAAGGATGTCGTGCAGATCGGAGTAGCCAGTTACGACGCTAGTTTTGTCAATGGTCAAATGAATGGAACATTGCTGGGATGGATTGATACACATAACTATCCGGACGGACAGCTGGTTTGGAACGGCAAGACGATTTGCGATGCGGCGATGGGCAGTTGTTTTAATTTATACCCGGGTAATTATAAGATTATCGCGGTTTCTAAAAGTACGGTTGGCAATTTGCTTTTGGGAAACGGTGTCGGGGGAGATACCGGCAATTATGATTTGAGTGATAATTATTTCACGATTTCTTCAGCCACCACCAATATCCCTCCGGCCGTAACCGAACCGGTCCTTCCCGCCGGGCAGGATCTTAAGAGTTTGATCAGCTCGACTTATGGCAGTAATTATTTAAATCACCAGATAACCAATCCCGCTTCGGTCACCAGCGGACTGATACTTTTCCGCGTCATCAGATCTTGCGCCACCGGAGCGCCGGTTGATCAGAATTATCCTCAACTGACAAGCTTCGGCCCGGGTCGTTTGGTACAGGGTCATCTGCAGGAGGTTAATTTGGATACTGCCAATTATTATAACTACACTTGCAATTCCCGCTTCCAGGAACAATGTATCGCTGACGGCACTTTTGATTCCTATTACGATGAATTTTGCGCTACCGGTGTTGTGACCGCGAGTCCTGTCGCTACGGTAGCCGCGCCGGTCGCGGCAACGGCCAGTATAATCGCCATTAACGATAATGCCAGCCAGCTATACAGCGGCTCGATCGATTCGCTTTTGGCGCAATTGAATGAAATGAAAAATACGATCGCCGAGCAAGCCGCGCAGATCAAATATCTGCAAAGCTTGATCAAGAATGTCGCGGCAGTGCCCTCGTCCACGCTTAGCAATATCAATAATTTCATAACTTACGGGGTTGATTACAATACCGTCAAGCTGGGTGCCGGGCAAAGAGCGGCGGTCGTCAATTCGTTCAAATCCGCGTTCTACCGCCTGCCCACCACGCAAACGGATTTTACGGACGTGGTTAAGATCGCCAACGGCCGCTGGCCGGGGCAAACCAGCGCGAGCTCGATAGCTTGGGCCCAACAGCAATTCCAAAAAGTATATTTGCGCGCTTCGAACATGAGCAACGTCAACGATAATGCCGCGGTAACGATTATGGCTTATGGCTTGATGCAGCAGGCCGTTAACCGCAATTTAAAGAGTGAAACGGTAAGCATCAATACTTTCGAAAATATTTTCGGGAGATTGCCCAGCTCGGCGCAAGACTGGAATACGGTCGCCGCGATCGCCTATTCCGGAGCAATAAGATAA
- a CDS encoding DUF2207 domain-containing protein, translating to MNRKIFFIAAAFVFSFLICQSVLAEQINDFQTSIRINPDASINVTEKIFYDFGDLERRGIYRDIPVKYQRNGLNYNLKISQISVTDENGRADKFSTSPAGKNIRIKIGDADTLISGVRYYVINYTIKRAINYFSDHDELYWNTTGNAWTVDINQVEATVVLPTGVDENKISSACYYGPYGSQTECQSNLSGHAVLYSSANLAAGEGMTIVAGFPKGLVAEPTARGRLIDAIKDNWAFGIPIFALIILFFVWLRFGRDPEDKNPIVAQYDVPDNLTPIEVGTLIDTRADNKDLSAEIIYLAINGYLKIIRQEGVKIMGIGIGADYLLEKLKNSSLLNNDFDRQLLDALVPDKERKLSEIKQDFGAASKFQSVKAAVHEKLDSAGYFSTKTKALKLSLSFAGSLLIGGGIFALIMANSIALLISLIAPGVLFIVLAQFMGQRTVKGVKTENYLKGLKLYLGVVEKDRLEFHNAPEKNPRTFERFLPYAMALGVEKAWAGQFEGIYTEPPAWYVYPAGYGFSVIHFTDDLHSFSSTANMSMAASAQSGGSGMGGGGFSGGGFGGGGGGSW from the coding sequence ATGAACAGAAAAATATTTTTTATCGCGGCAGCGTTTGTTTTTTCTTTTTTGATTTGCCAGAGTGTTCTGGCCGAGCAGATCAATGATTTTCAAACGTCGATCAGAATTAATCCGGACGCGAGCATCAATGTCACGGAAAAAATATTTTACGATTTCGGCGATCTGGAGCGGCGCGGAATTTATCGCGATATTCCCGTAAAATACCAGCGCAACGGCTTGAATTATAATTTGAAAATTTCGCAGATTTCAGTCACTGATGAGAACGGCCGGGCGGATAAATTTTCCACTTCTCCCGCGGGAAAAAATATCAGGATCAAGATCGGTGATGCCGATACTTTGATTTCGGGTGTGCGCTATTACGTCATAAATTATACGATCAAGCGGGCGATAAATTATTTTTCCGACCACGATGAACTCTACTGGAATACGACTGGCAACGCCTGGACAGTGGACATTAACCAGGTCGAAGCCACGGTTGTTTTACCGACTGGCGTCGACGAAAATAAAATTTCCTCCGCCTGTTATTATGGTCCTTATGGCAGCCAGACCGAATGCCAGAGTAATTTGAGCGGCCATGCTGTTTTATATTCTTCGGCAAATTTGGCCGCCGGAGAAGGGATGACGATTGTCGCCGGTTTCCCCAAGGGTTTAGTGGCCGAGCCGACAGCTCGGGGAAGATTAATTGATGCTATTAAAGATAATTGGGCGTTTGGCATTCCGATTTTCGCCTTGATCATTCTATTCTTTGTCTGGTTGAGATTTGGTCGCGATCCCGAGGATAAAAATCCAATTGTGGCGCAATACGACGTACCGGATAATCTGACGCCGATCGAAGTTGGCACGCTGATCGATACTCGGGCTGACAATAAAGATCTGTCGGCGGAAATAATTTATTTGGCGATCAACGGCTATCTTAAAATAATCCGGCAGGAAGGGGTGAAGATAATGGGAATCGGCATCGGCGCAGATTACCTTTTGGAGAAGTTGAAAAATTCTTCATTGTTGAATAATGACTTTGACCGGCAATTGCTTGATGCTCTGGTTCCTGATAAAGAGCGCAAGCTGTCGGAGATCAAGCAGGATTTCGGCGCGGCAAGCAAATTTCAGTCAGTCAAGGCGGCCGTTCATGAGAAGTTAGATAGCGCCGGTTACTTTTCCACGAAAACAAAGGCGCTGAAGTTGTCTTTATCTTTTGCCGGTTCGTTATTGATCGGCGGCGGAATCTTCGCTTTAATAATGGCAAATAGCATTGCTTTATTAATTTCATTAATTGCGCCTGGCGTTTTATTTATTGTCCTCGCGCAATTTATGGGGCAGAGAACGGTCAAGGGCGTGAAAACGGAAAATTATCTCAAGGGTTTGAAATTATATTTGGGCGTGGTGGAAAAAGATCGCCTCGAATTCCATAACGCGCCGGAAAAAAATCCCCGGACTTTTGAAAGATTTTTGCCCTATGCCATGGCGCTGGGCGTGGAAAAAGCCTGGGCCGGGCAATTTGAAGGAATTTATACCGAGCCGCCAGCTTGGTACGTTTACCCGGCCGGTTACGGTTTTTCCGTTATTCATTTTACCGACGATCTCCATTCTTTTTCTTCAACGGCTAATATGTCGATGGCGGCGTCGGCGCAGAGCGGCGGCAGCGGCATGGGCGGCGGAGGTTTTTCCGGCGGCGGCTTTGGCGGCGGCGGAGGCGGATCTTGGTAG
- a CDS encoding cold shock domain-containing protein: protein MQGSIKKLTDRNFGFITPADGSKDLFFHASSLEGVDFSELREGDAVTFEIGETPKGPAAAQVRKA from the coding sequence ATGCAAGGATCCATCAAAAAGTTGACCGACAGAAACTTTGGCTTCATCACCCCTGCCGACGGCAGCAAAGATCTGTTTTTCCATGCTTCGAGCTTGGAAGGAGTCGATTTCAGCGAGTTGAGAGAAGGTGACGCCGTCACTTTCGAAATCGGCGAGACCCCTAAAGGTCCGGCCGCGGCTCAAGTTAGAAAAGCTTAA